Proteins encoded in a region of the Cyclopterus lumpus isolate fCycLum1 chromosome 23, fCycLum1.pri, whole genome shotgun sequence genome:
- the slc25a3a gene encoding solute carrier family 25 member 3a isoform X2, with amino-acid sequence MWLWFGVDYCAACDPACCMFAVCPLPSTTEDISCEFGSSKYYALCGFGGILSCGITHTAVVPLDLVKCRLQVDPDKYKSIANGFSLTLKEDGVRGLAKGWAPTFIGYSMQGLCKFGFYEVFKVFYSDLLGEENTYLWRTSLYLAASASAEFFADIALAPMEAVKVRIQTRPGYANNLRQCVPKMFAEEGVWAFYKGLVPLWMRQIPYTMMKFSCFERTVELIYKYAVPKPRAECSKSEQLVVTFVAGYIAGVFCAIVSHPADSVVSVLNKESGSTAFQVLKKLGPKGVWKGLVARIIMIGTLTALQWFIYDSVKVYFRLPRPPPPEMPESLKKKLGLTE; translated from the exons ATGTGGCTCTGGTTTGGTGTTGATTATTGTGCTGCATGTGACCCTGCATGTTGCATGTTCGCTGTGTGTCCCCTCCCTTCTACCACAGAGGATATCAGCTGCGAGTTTGGCTCCTCAAAGTACTATGCCCTGTGTGGCTTTGGGGGTATCCTGAGCTGcggcatcacacacacagcagtggtGCCCCTCGACCTTGTCAAGTGTCGCCTGCAG GTGGACCCAGATAAGTACAAGAGCATCGCCAACGGCTTTTCATTGACACTTAAGGAAGATGGTGTCAGAGGCCTGGCAAAGGGCTGGGCTCCCACCTTCATTGGCTACTCCATGCAGGGACTGTGCAAGTTTGGCTTCTACGAAGTGTTCAAGGTCTTCTACAGTGACTTACTGGGGGAG GAGAACACCTACCTGTGGAGGACTTCGCTGTACCTGGCTGCCTCAGCCAGCGCAGAGTTCTTTGCAGACATTGCTCTGGCTCCCATGGAGGCTGTCAAAGTTCGTATCCAGACCAGGCCGGGCTACGCCAACAACCTCAGACAGTGTGTCCCCAAGATGTTTGCAGAGGAGGGTGTCTGGGC attCTATAAGGGTTTGGTTCCTCTGTGGATGAGGCAGATCCCCTACACCATGATGAAGTTTTCCTGCTTTGAGCGCACTGTAGAGTTGATATACAAGTATGCTGTTCCCAAGCCCCGCGCTGAGTGCAGCAAATCTGAGCAGCTGGTGGTCACCTTTGTGGCCGGTTATATTG CTGGTGTGTTTTGTGCCATCGTGTCCCATCCGGCTGACTCTGTGGTATCTGTGCTGAACAAGGAGTCAGGCAGCACTGCTTTCCAGGTGCTCAAGAAGCTGGGACCAAAAG GTGTGTGGAAGGGTCTGGTTGCCCGTATCATCATGATTGGTACTCTGACCGCCCTGCAGTGGTTCATCTACGACTCTGTCAAGGTCTACTTCCGCCTGCCCCGTCCCCCTCCCCCCGAGATGCCCGAATCCCTGAAGAAGAAGCTAGGTCTCACAGAGtaa
- the ldhba gene encoding L-lactate dehydrogenase B-A chain isoform X2 encodes MSSVLQKLITPLASSPAEPPRNKVTVVGVGQVGMACAISILLRDLCDELALVDVMEDRLKGELMDLLHGSLFLKTSKIVADKDYAVTANSRLVVVTAGVRQQEGESRLNLVQRNVNVFKAIVPQIVKYSPNCTIIVVSNPVDVLTYVTWKLSGLPKHRVIGSGTNLDSARFRYLMAERLGIHASSFNGWVLGEHGDTSVPVWSGANVAGVNLQSLNPDIGTDGDEEQWTATHKAVVDRTCMASERRSSCLCPAC; translated from the exons ATGTCCTCAGTGCTGCAGAAGCTGATCACCCCTCTGGCCAGCAGCCCTGCTGAGCCTCCCAGGAACAAGGTGACGGTGGTCGGGGTGGGCCAGGTGGGCATGGCCTGCGCCATAAGCATCCTGCTGCGG GACCTGTGTGACGAGCTGGCTCTGGTGGATGTGATGGAGGACCGTCTCAAGGGAGAGCTGATGGACCTGCTGCATGGCAGCCTCTTCCTCAAGACCTCCAAGATAGTGGCTGACAAAG aCTATGCGGTGACGGCCAACTCTCGCCTGGTTGTGGTGACGGCCGGTGTTCGCCAGCAGGAGGGCGAGAGCCGCCTTAACCTGGTGCAGAGGAATGTCAACGTCTTCAAGGCCATCGTCCCCCAGATTGTCAAGTACAGCCCCAACTGCACCATCATTGTGGTTTCCAACCCCG TTGATGTGTTGACCTATGTGACCTGGAAGCTGAGCGGTCTGCCCAAGCACCGCGTCATCGGCAGCGGCACCAACCTGGACTCGGCCCGCTTCCGCTACCTGATGGCCGAACGCCTCGGCATCCACGCCAGCTCCTTTAACGGCTGGGTGCTGGGCGAGCACGGAGACACGAGCG TCCCAGTGTGGAGCGGCGCCAATGTGGCAGGAGTCAACCTGCAGAGCCTGAACCCGGACATTGGCACTGATGGTGATGAGGAGCAGTGGACGGCCACACACAAGGCAGTCGTGGACAG GACATGTATGGCATCGGAGAGGAGGTCTTCCTGTCTCTGCCCTGCGTGCTGA
- the ldhba gene encoding L-lactate dehydrogenase B-A chain isoform X1 — MSSVLQKLITPLASSPAEPPRNKVTVVGVGQVGMACAISILLRDLCDELALVDVMEDRLKGELMDLLHGSLFLKTSKIVADKDYAVTANSRLVVVTAGVRQQEGESRLNLVQRNVNVFKAIVPQIVKYSPNCTIIVVSNPVDVLTYVTWKLSGLPKHRVIGSGTNLDSARFRYLMAERLGIHASSFNGWVLGEHGDTSVPVWSGANVAGVNLQSLNPDIGTDGDEEQWTATHKAVVDSAYEVIKLKGYTNWAIGLSVADLTESIVKNMSRVHPVSTMVKDMYGIGEEVFLSLPCVLNSTGVNSVVNMTLTDGEVGQLRKSAATLWGIQKDLKDI, encoded by the exons ATGTCCTCAGTGCTGCAGAAGCTGATCACCCCTCTGGCCAGCAGCCCTGCTGAGCCTCCCAGGAACAAGGTGACGGTGGTCGGGGTGGGCCAGGTGGGCATGGCCTGCGCCATAAGCATCCTGCTGCGG GACCTGTGTGACGAGCTGGCTCTGGTGGATGTGATGGAGGACCGTCTCAAGGGAGAGCTGATGGACCTGCTGCATGGCAGCCTCTTCCTCAAGACCTCCAAGATAGTGGCTGACAAAG aCTATGCGGTGACGGCCAACTCTCGCCTGGTTGTGGTGACGGCCGGTGTTCGCCAGCAGGAGGGCGAGAGCCGCCTTAACCTGGTGCAGAGGAATGTCAACGTCTTCAAGGCCATCGTCCCCCAGATTGTCAAGTACAGCCCCAACTGCACCATCATTGTGGTTTCCAACCCCG TTGATGTGTTGACCTATGTGACCTGGAAGCTGAGCGGTCTGCCCAAGCACCGCGTCATCGGCAGCGGCACCAACCTGGACTCGGCCCGCTTCCGCTACCTGATGGCCGAACGCCTCGGCATCCACGCCAGCTCCTTTAACGGCTGGGTGCTGGGCGAGCACGGAGACACGAGCG TCCCAGTGTGGAGCGGCGCCAATGTGGCAGGAGTCAACCTGCAGAGCCTGAACCCGGACATTGGCACTGATGGTGATGAGGAGCAGTGGACGGCCACACACAAGGCAGTCGTGGACAG CGCCTACGAGGTGATCAAACTGAAGGGCTACACCAACTGGGCCATCGGTCTGAGCGTGGCAGACCTGACGGAGAGCATCGTCAAGAACATGAGCCGGGTCCACCCGGTCTCCACCATGGTCAag GACATGTATGGCATCGGAGAGGAGGTCTTCCTGTCTCTGCCCTGCGTGCTGAACAGCACCGGCGTGAACAGCGTGGTCAACATGACCCTGACGGACGGCGAGGTGGGCCAGCTGAGGAAGAGCGCCGCCACGCTGTGGGGCATCCAGAAGGACCTCAAGGACATCTGA
- the slc25a3a gene encoding solute carrier family 25 member 3a isoform X1 has product MYPTALTQMARGNPFSAPLFSLQKVEEPQPSQQGQRTRRLAAAATAQEDISCEFGSSKYYALCGFGGILSCGITHTAVVPLDLVKCRLQVDPDKYKSIANGFSLTLKEDGVRGLAKGWAPTFIGYSMQGLCKFGFYEVFKVFYSDLLGEENTYLWRTSLYLAASASAEFFADIALAPMEAVKVRIQTRPGYANNLRQCVPKMFAEEGVWAFYKGLVPLWMRQIPYTMMKFSCFERTVELIYKYAVPKPRAECSKSEQLVVTFVAGYIAGVFCAIVSHPADSVVSVLNKESGSTAFQVLKKLGPKGVWKGLVARIIMIGTLTALQWFIYDSVKVYFRLPRPPPPEMPESLKKKLGLTE; this is encoded by the exons ATGTATCCGACCGCTCTGACGCAGATGGCCCGGGGCAATCCGTTCAGCGCGCCCCTGTTCTCCCTCCAGAAAGTGGAGGAACCTCAGCCGAGCCAACAGGGACAGAGGACCCGCAGACTGGCAGCAGCCGCTACCGCACAAG AGGATATCAGCTGCGAGTTTGGCTCCTCAAAGTACTATGCCCTGTGTGGCTTTGGGGGTATCCTGAGCTGcggcatcacacacacagcagtggtGCCCCTCGACCTTGTCAAGTGTCGCCTGCAG GTGGACCCAGATAAGTACAAGAGCATCGCCAACGGCTTTTCATTGACACTTAAGGAAGATGGTGTCAGAGGCCTGGCAAAGGGCTGGGCTCCCACCTTCATTGGCTACTCCATGCAGGGACTGTGCAAGTTTGGCTTCTACGAAGTGTTCAAGGTCTTCTACAGTGACTTACTGGGGGAG GAGAACACCTACCTGTGGAGGACTTCGCTGTACCTGGCTGCCTCAGCCAGCGCAGAGTTCTTTGCAGACATTGCTCTGGCTCCCATGGAGGCTGTCAAAGTTCGTATCCAGACCAGGCCGGGCTACGCCAACAACCTCAGACAGTGTGTCCCCAAGATGTTTGCAGAGGAGGGTGTCTGGGC attCTATAAGGGTTTGGTTCCTCTGTGGATGAGGCAGATCCCCTACACCATGATGAAGTTTTCCTGCTTTGAGCGCACTGTAGAGTTGATATACAAGTATGCTGTTCCCAAGCCCCGCGCTGAGTGCAGCAAATCTGAGCAGCTGGTGGTCACCTTTGTGGCCGGTTATATTG CTGGTGTGTTTTGTGCCATCGTGTCCCATCCGGCTGACTCTGTGGTATCTGTGCTGAACAAGGAGTCAGGCAGCACTGCTTTCCAGGTGCTCAAGAAGCTGGGACCAAAAG GTGTGTGGAAGGGTCTGGTTGCCCGTATCATCATGATTGGTACTCTGACCGCCCTGCAGTGGTTCATCTACGACTCTGTCAAGGTCTACTTCCGCCTGCCCCGTCCCCCTCCCCCCGAGATGCCCGAATCCCTGAAGAAGAAGCTAGGTCTCACAGAGtaa